Proteins from one Arcobacter sp. F2176 genomic window:
- a CDS encoding malic enzyme-like NAD(P)-binding protein translates to MSKPVTKEEALDYHQFPKPGKLEIGTTTKLGTQRDLALAYTPGVAFPCLEIEKDPDNAFKYTAKKNLVAVISNGTAVLGLGDIGAVASKPVMEGKSVLFKKFAAVDSFDIEVDETDVEKFVSICKAISPTFGGINLEDIKSPECFEIERRLIDEVDIPVMHDDQHGTAIITTAGLINACEIIDKKLEDLKVIVMGAGAAAISCARMYKAVGVQNIIMCDSKGVIHDGRSDLNKYKKEFSIKESMTKLEAFRDADVVLGLSKPGTFTQEHIALMADEPIVFALANPTPELFPEDILKIRDKAIVGTGRSDFNNQINNVLGFPFIFRGALDVQAKKINMQMKKAAAYAIADLAKKTVPAEVKAIFGDHLAFSKDYIIPKPFDKRLIVEISSAVANAAVESGVARIKDFDLTAYKEELSQMI, encoded by the coding sequence ATGAGTAAACCTGTAACTAAAGAGGAAGCTTTAGATTACCACCAATTTCCTAAACCAGGAAAATTAGAAATTGGGACTACAACAAAACTTGGAACACAAAGAGATTTGGCTTTAGCATATACACCTGGAGTTGCTTTTCCTTGTTTGGAAATTGAAAAAGATCCAGATAATGCATTTAAATATACAGCTAAAAAAAATCTTGTAGCTGTAATATCAAATGGTACAGCTGTACTTGGGCTTGGTGACATTGGGGCAGTTGCATCAAAACCAGTAATGGAAGGAAAGTCTGTATTATTTAAAAAATTTGCAGCTGTTGATTCATTTGATATTGAAGTTGATGAAACTGATGTTGAAAAGTTTGTATCTATTTGTAAAGCTATATCGCCAACTTTTGGAGGAATAAATCTTGAAGATATAAAATCACCTGAGTGTTTTGAAATAGAAAGAAGACTTATTGATGAAGTTGATATTCCTGTAATGCATGATGATCAACATGGAACAGCTATTATTACAACAGCTGGATTAATAAATGCTTGTGAAATTATTGATAAAAAACTAGAAGACTTAAAAGTTATAGTTATGGGAGCTGGGGCAGCTGCTATTTCTTGTGCGAGAATGTATAAAGCAGTTGGAGTACAAAATATTATTATGTGTGATTCTAAAGGAGTTATTCATGATGGTAGAAGTGATTTAAATAAGTATAAAAAAGAATTTTCAATAAAAGAATCAATGACTAAATTAGAAGCTTTTAGAGATGCAGATGTGGTTTTAGGATTATCTAAACCTGGAACATTTACCCAAGAACATATTGCTCTTATGGCTGATGAACCAATTGTATTTGCCCTAGCAAATCCAACACCTGAACTTTTTCCTGAAGATATATTAAAAATCAGAGATAAAGCAATTGTTGGAACAGGAAGAAGTGATTTTAATAATCAAATAAACAATGTACTTGGTTTTCCATTTATTTTTAGAGGAGCACTTGATGTTCAAGCTAAAAAAATAAATATGCAAATGAAAAAAGCAGCAGCATATGCTATTGCTGATTTAGCTAAAAAAACAGTACCTGCTGAAGTAAAAGCAATATTTGGAGATCATTTAGCATTTTCAAAAGATTATATTATTCCTAAACCATTTGATAAAAGACTTATTGTTGAAATTTCTAGTGCAGTTGCAAATGCAGCCGTAGAATCTGGAGTTGCAAGAATAAAAGATTTTGATTTAACTGCTTATAAAGAAGAGTTATCACAAATGATTTAA
- the pgeF gene encoding peptidoglycan editing factor PgeF: MDTILKFTTTIIDGNMAYHVNDAKSSVDKNRLELSKKHNFDISKLRYMNQVHADNIEIVDFESPLLIDNCDALITKERNLPIMVMVADCIPIFLSDENKKVIAVVHAGRNSTFLKIVQKTALKMIEELDCKAKDIFVYLGPSIQKCCYEVSEELETIAIKSFGKEFCQNRYLDLQGINIKQLNDIGIFNIELSAVCTKCSEEAFFSYRKDKNCGRFSIVGIIK; this comes from the coding sequence ATGGACACTATTTTAAAGTTTACAACTACAATTATAGACGGGAATATGGCATATCATGTAAATGATGCAAAAAGTAGTGTTGATAAAAATAGATTAGAATTATCCAAAAAACATAATTTTGATATTTCAAAACTTAGATATATGAATCAGGTGCATGCAGATAATATTGAGATTGTGGATTTTGAATCTCCTTTATTAATAGATAATTGTGATGCTTTGATTACAAAAGAAAGAAATCTTCCAATAATGGTTATGGTTGCTGATTGTATTCCTATATTTTTAAGTGATGAAAATAAAAAAGTAATAGCAGTAGTACATGCTGGAAGAAATTCTACTTTTTTAAAGATAGTTCAAAAAACAGCACTTAAAATGATAGAAGAGTTAGACTGCAAGGCTAAAGATATCTTTGTATATTTAGGACCTTCTATACAAAAATGCTGTTATGAAGTATCAGAAGAACTAGAAACTATTGCCATAAAATCTTTTGGAAAAGAGTTTTGCCAAAATAGATATTTAGATTTGCAAGGAATAAATATAAAACAATTAAATGATATTGGAATTTTTAATATTGAACTATCAGCTGTATGTACAAAGTGTTCAGAAGAAGCATTTTTTTCTTATAGAAAAGATAAAAACTGTGGAAGATTTTCAATAGTTGGAATTATTAAATAA